From one Actinomycetota bacterium genomic stretch:
- a CDS encoding DUF1707 domain-containing protein, giving the protein MRASDADRDAAAATLRDHFAVGRLTLDELAERLEVAVAATTTQELQAVTHDLPVAGQAARPAGPSRRRQDVKVLVAVLGDNVRRGRWRAGEEMVAVALLGDCKLDLRNATFEADEIFIRATAVLGDVTITVPEGMDVELSGIGILGDTTNSVTGEGLAGLPRLQIKALSVLGDVRVRARPPEGRRALRRGRDRG; this is encoded by the coding sequence GTGCGGGCTTCCGACGCCGACCGTGACGCCGCCGCCGCGACCCTCAGGGATCATTTCGCCGTGGGCCGCCTCACTCTCGACGAACTGGCCGAACGGCTGGAGGTCGCCGTCGCCGCCACCACGACGCAGGAGCTGCAGGCGGTGACCCATGACCTTCCGGTCGCCGGGCAAGCGGCTCGCCCGGCCGGGCCGTCCCGCAGGCGGCAGGACGTCAAGGTGTTGGTGGCGGTGCTCGGGGACAACGTCCGGCGCGGACGATGGCGGGCCGGCGAGGAGATGGTGGCCGTCGCGCTTCTCGGCGACTGCAAGCTCGACCTGCGCAACGCCACGTTCGAAGCCGATGAGATCTTCATCAGGGCCACGGCGGTTCTCGGCGACGTGACCATCACCGTCCCCGAGGGGATGGACGTCGAGTTGTCCGGCATTGGGATCCTCGGCGACACCACCAACAGCGTCACCGGCGAGGGGCTTGCCGGCCTCCCACGGCTTCAGATCAAGGCCTTGTCCGTGCTCGGGGACGTCAGGGTCCGGGCGCGGCCCCCGGAGGGCCGGCGCGCGCTGCGCCGCGGGCGCGACCGAGGGTGA
- a CDS encoding aminotransferase class V-fold PLP-dependent enzyme, whose product MTPNLLSYRDEFPVLADKVFLGSHTLAPLSRRARAAVDRFMDTWQSKASAELVWFEDVIPEMRRVEACFARLINADPGEVALTPSVSAALSSLASCFDFSARDEVVISRQEFPTDCHAWLAQQRRGARVVWADGKDERAYAAALGPRTAVVSASRVSYLDGSLLDPDALAASCRDAGAFCVLDDYHGSGVVPLDVHAVGAEALVSGPLKYLLGGPGVAFLYVRADVAPSLHPTVTGWFSQRDFFAFDSSRLDWPDTSQRFALGTPSPAAVYAAGAGLDMILEVGVDAIRSRTLELSGLLIDALQSHGYRVRTPREPQRRGAVVSWEVDDSKRVLHDLLSRGVILDERHGCLRACPHFFNTEGDLDALLTALGQAGGLRP is encoded by the coding sequence GTGACCCCGAACCTGCTGTCCTACCGCGACGAGTTCCCAGTCCTTGCGGACAAGGTTTTCCTCGGCTCCCACACGCTGGCGCCGCTGTCCCGCCGCGCCCGCGCCGCGGTGGATCGGTTTATGGACACCTGGCAGTCCAAGGCCTCGGCGGAGCTGGTCTGGTTTGAGGACGTCATCCCGGAGATGCGCCGGGTGGAGGCGTGCTTCGCGCGGCTGATCAACGCCGACCCCGGCGAGGTCGCCCTGACGCCGTCGGTGTCGGCCGCGCTTTCGTCGCTTGCTTCGTGCTTCGACTTCTCCGCGCGCGACGAGGTGGTCATTTCCAGACAGGAGTTTCCGACCGACTGCCACGCCTGGCTCGCGCAGCAGCGACGGGGCGCGCGCGTCGTCTGGGCTGACGGCAAGGACGAGCGCGCGTACGCGGCCGCCCTCGGCCCCCGGACCGCGGTTGTGAGCGCCTCTCGCGTGTCGTACCTGGACGGGTCCCTGCTGGACCCCGACGCCCTGGCGGCCTCGTGCCGCGACGCCGGGGCTTTCTGCGTACTGGACGACTACCACGGCTCCGGCGTCGTCCCGCTGGACGTCCACGCCGTGGGGGCCGAGGCACTGGTGTCGGGTCCGCTCAAGTACCTGCTGGGGGGGCCCGGGGTGGCGTTCCTCTACGTCCGCGCGGACGTGGCACCTTCGCTTCACCCGACGGTCACCGGCTGGTTCAGCCAGCGCGACTTTTTCGCCTTCGACTCATCGCGCCTGGACTGGCCGGACACGTCCCAGCGCTTCGCGCTCGGCACACCGTCTCCCGCCGCCGTCTACGCAGCCGGTGCCGGACTGGACATGATCCTGGAGGTCGGCGTGGACGCCATCCGCTCAAGGACCCTCGAGCTGTCGGGACTGCTGATCGACGCGTTGCAGTCGCACGGGTACCGGGTCCGTACACCACGCGAGCCGCAACGGCGGGGAGCGGTCGTGTCATGGGAGGTGGACGATTCCAAGCGCGTCCTACACGATCTGCTGTCCAGGGGAGTGATCCTGGACGAGCGGCACGGTTGCCTGCGCGCCTGCCCCCACTTTTTCAACACCGAAGGCGACCTGGATGCCCTGCTGACGGCTCTGGGCCAGGCCGGAGGGCTTCGTCCCTAG
- a CDS encoding DUF4097 family beta strand repeat-containing protein — protein MSEWAVRDVLDIPLQGLKQVAVRVVGGEVAVATGAGGDARLTVRLEEGPPVEVRFSDGVLSVTHPDPPEGMLLRLLRSSSATRRVSVQLVVPACVQAEIQSVSAPVVVSGLQGPLTVRTVSGDIVLDGIGSPVDVMSVSGGLAARDLTSPLKVQTVSGSVAVAGGQAPSVRAQTVSGDVALDIAHPQGEYSVQTVSGEVALRTPAEPSLALEASSVSGGLVSDFGLDWEGRRPGNRRLRSRLGDGGAKARVRTVSGTLRVARRREQAA, from the coding sequence GTGAGCGAATGGGCGGTGCGCGACGTGCTGGACATACCGTTGCAGGGCCTGAAGCAGGTGGCGGTCCGGGTAGTGGGGGGCGAGGTTGCCGTAGCGACGGGAGCCGGGGGCGACGCCCGCCTGACGGTCAGGCTCGAGGAGGGGCCGCCGGTCGAAGTCCGTTTCTCCGACGGCGTGCTGTCGGTAACGCATCCCGACCCCCCGGAAGGCATGCTCCTGCGGCTGTTGCGCAGTTCTTCGGCCACCCGCAGGGTCTCCGTGCAGCTGGTCGTGCCGGCCTGCGTGCAGGCGGAGATCCAGTCGGTGTCGGCCCCCGTGGTGGTGTCCGGGTTGCAGGGGCCTCTGACGGTGCGCACCGTGTCCGGCGACATCGTCCTGGACGGCATCGGCTCGCCGGTCGACGTGATGTCGGTGTCGGGGGGACTTGCCGCCCGTGACCTGACGTCACCGCTCAAGGTCCAGACCGTGTCCGGGTCGGTCGCCGTGGCGGGGGGACAGGCCCCGTCGGTGAGGGCACAGACGGTGTCCGGCGACGTGGCTCTGGACATCGCCCACCCGCAGGGCGAGTACTCGGTGCAGACGGTTTCTGGAGAGGTTGCGCTGCGGACGCCCGCGGAGCCCAGCCTGGCGCTGGAGGCGTCGTCGGTTTCGGGTGGTCTCGTGAGCGACTTTGGGCTGGACTGGGAAGGCCGCCGTCCCGGCAACAGGCGGCTCCGGAGCCGGCTCGGCGACGGAGGGGCAAAGGCCCGGGTCCGGACCGTGTCCGGCACCTTGCGGGTGGCGCGCCGTCGGGAGCAGGCGGCGTGA
- a CDS encoding sucrase/ferredoxin-like family protein, which produces MTESLPLSPAGEPRQPLAGTVKRYDRHVFVCTGRVGWPGHIDQDGGFIQDLHEAGAGVEGLKINACDEPSKADGTDLLLFPEGVRYLGVTVDQFSLLVEELSGTGISRALSHEALLGHHVFVCVHANRDVRCGKCGPPVARRFREEVQARGLSGQVAVRRTSHVGGHDRAGNVLIYPGGDWYGYVTPDEVPRIVEAHLQGGQIVADLWRGRIGMGEDDQVALASSWGAG; this is translated from the coding sequence ATGACCGAAAGCCTCCCGCTGTCGCCGGCCGGGGAGCCGAGACAGCCCCTCGCTGGGACCGTCAAGCGTTACGACCGCCACGTCTTCGTCTGCACGGGACGGGTCGGCTGGCCCGGTCACATCGACCAGGACGGAGGCTTCATCCAGGACCTGCACGAGGCGGGCGCGGGCGTCGAAGGCCTGAAGATCAACGCGTGTGACGAGCCCTCCAAGGCAGACGGGACCGACCTGCTTTTGTTCCCGGAAGGGGTCCGCTACCTCGGGGTGACGGTGGACCAGTTTTCTCTTCTGGTCGAGGAGCTGTCCGGTACCGGTATCTCCCGCGCACTCAGCCACGAGGCGCTATTGGGCCATCACGTGTTCGTCTGCGTGCACGCCAATCGAGACGTGCGGTGCGGCAAGTGCGGACCACCCGTCGCCCGAAGGTTCCGCGAGGAGGTGCAGGCGCGGGGGCTGAGCGGGCAAGTGGCCGTGAGACGCACGAGCCACGTGGGGGGCCACGACAGGGCGGGCAACGTCCTGATCTACCCGGGCGGGGACTGGTACGGCTACGTCACGCCCGACGAAGTCCCCAGGATCGTCGAGGCCCACCTGCAGGGCGGGCAGATCGTGGCGGACCTGTGGCGCGGAAGGATCGGCATGGGGGAGGACGATCAGGTGGCGCTGGCGTCGTCCTGGGGCGCCGGCTGA
- a CDS encoding YciI family protein, with amino-acid sequence MRMERYSLVLLVRPGSAPEYDEQRLEEIQRLHLEHLGEMRRLGHLAAAGPVSDQDDPALRGICLYRTGVAETRELASGDPAVRAGRLAVKVMTWLVPEGQVSFDQPAPQDDASAT; translated from the coding sequence ATGCGAATGGAACGGTACTCGCTGGTCCTGCTCGTGCGGCCCGGCTCCGCGCCGGAATACGACGAGCAGAGGCTCGAGGAGATCCAGCGCCTGCACCTGGAGCACCTGGGTGAGATGCGCCGGCTCGGCCACCTTGCCGCGGCGGGCCCCGTTTCCGACCAGGACGACCCGGCTCTCCGGGGAATCTGTCTGTACAGGACGGGGGTGGCTGAGACGCGGGAACTGGCGTCGGGCGACCCGGCGGTCCGGGCGGGCCGGCTGGCCGTGAAGGTGATGACGTGGCTGGTGCCGGAGGGACAGGTGTCTTTCGATCAGCCGGCGCCCCAGGACGACGCCAGCGCCACCTGA
- a CDS encoding amidohydrolase family protein, giving the protein METLFRAVRVFDGSRFLDGPRDVLVRGGVVHSVAAGLDAGARVHKPEGGMLLPGFVDAHVHLSFADPAVVAAGGVTTVLDLGAPLAYVRRDQSPLTFRFAGPLITSPGGYPTRSWGSRGYGLEVRGPQEARDAVTLLADMGATVVKVAIEPAEGPVPDTSTLSAAVSQAHSIGLRVAAHALDASSVRKALDAGADLLAHMPVDELPDDVISELARRGTTIISTVRAFGAAPETMANLRRLVEAGVPVVYGTDLGNGPIRPGIDVLELQLLAEALGGMEAALASATSGAGALAGSGGTLAPGERADLVWVPKLDRMQDLASSKKVWIGGRLVA; this is encoded by the coding sequence GTGGAGACGCTGTTCAGGGCGGTGCGGGTTTTCGACGGGAGCCGGTTCCTGGACGGCCCCCGGGACGTGTTGGTACGCGGCGGGGTGGTCCATTCGGTCGCTGCCGGCCTGGACGCCGGCGCGCGGGTACACAAGCCCGAGGGAGGAATGCTGCTCCCCGGCTTTGTGGACGCCCACGTCCACCTTTCGTTCGCGGACCCCGCTGTCGTGGCCGCCGGGGGCGTGACGACGGTCCTGGACCTGGGCGCGCCTCTGGCCTACGTCCGGCGCGACCAGTCTCCGCTGACCTTCCGGTTTGCCGGGCCGTTGATCACCTCCCCCGGCGGCTACCCCACCCGGTCCTGGGGGTCGCGCGGCTACGGCCTCGAAGTGCGCGGCCCCCAGGAGGCGCGCGACGCCGTGACGCTGCTGGCGGACATGGGCGCGACCGTCGTCAAAGTCGCCATCGAGCCCGCGGAGGGACCGGTTCCCGACACATCGACGTTGTCCGCCGCCGTCTCGCAGGCGCACTCGATCGGGCTGCGGGTGGCGGCGCATGCCCTGGACGCGTCTTCGGTGCGAAAGGCTCTGGACGCCGGCGCGGACCTGCTCGCCCACATGCCAGTCGACGAGCTGCCCGACGACGTGATCTCCGAACTTGCGCGCCGCGGAACCACCATCATCTCCACCGTCCGGGCCTTCGGTGCGGCCCCCGAAACCATGGCGAACCTACGCCGGCTCGTGGAGGCCGGGGTGCCGGTCGTCTACGGAACGGACCTCGGCAACGGTCCGATCCGCCCCGGGATCGACGTGCTCGAGCTTCAGCTGCTGGCCGAGGCTCTGGGCGGCATGGAGGCCGCTCTCGCCTCCGCGACCTCGGGGGCCGGGGCCCTGGCGGGGTCCGGAGGCACGCTCGCGCCGGGAGAGCGCGCCGACCTGGTCTGGGTGCCGAAGCTCGACCGAATGCAGGACCTGGCGTCCAGCAAAAAGGTCTGGATAGGCGGCAGGCTGGTCGCGTGA
- a CDS encoding helix-turn-helix transcriptional regulator gives MTPRLFRHGDLRLYLLELLEQEPRHGYDIIVSLEGRFMGLYSPSPGTIYPRLAALEEEGLVTSREIDGRKVYSITDAGRTELRERAEELRELGDRVGASVKQIADEIRTEVLGSVRNLREELRNAGRDVRQQERRTARHVRESATEAKERMRAAKDHMRETKDAVRDAKDSLRDAKDSLREARDTLRQAGDETSEDYQEALEELEEAQNDYESALEEYEAARSEHDEARVTYEEARADYQSSRDQPEGLEEDLHDTAPSWSVAKVAARDALGVAVNSLKLAREGMEETVGAVSEGGDDVRRLRADLQSFVSDVLAAARRHNIDTDRLRSLRSLLLDTRSGIIEVLERREPRPPTPPVPPRPPAAPTPPVAPRPPAAPATPVPPTTAFAPAPPTPPTPPPPTQAATPPAPGAPGDVE, from the coding sequence GTGACCCCGCGGCTGTTTCGCCACGGCGACCTGAGGCTGTACCTGCTCGAGCTTCTCGAGCAGGAGCCGCGCCACGGCTACGACATCATCGTGTCGCTGGAGGGGAGGTTCATGGGGCTTTACTCGCCGTCTCCGGGAACCATCTACCCGCGGCTCGCCGCACTCGAGGAGGAGGGTCTGGTGACCAGCAGAGAGATCGACGGCCGCAAGGTCTACAGCATCACCGACGCCGGACGTACCGAGCTCCGGGAGCGGGCCGAGGAGCTGCGCGAGTTGGGTGATCGCGTCGGTGCTTCGGTGAAGCAGATCGCCGACGAGATCCGCACCGAGGTCCTGGGGTCGGTCCGCAACCTGCGTGAGGAGCTGCGCAACGCGGGCCGCGACGTCCGACAGCAGGAGAGGCGGACGGCCCGCCACGTCCGGGAGTCGGCTACGGAGGCCAAGGAGCGCATGCGGGCGGCAAAGGATCATATGCGCGAGACCAAGGACGCCGTCCGGGACGCAAAAGACTCGCTGCGCGACGCGAAGGACTCTCTGCGCGAGGCGCGCGACACCCTGCGTCAAGCCGGCGACGAGACCTCGGAGGACTACCAGGAGGCGCTCGAGGAGCTGGAGGAGGCCCAGAACGACTACGAGTCGGCCCTTGAGGAGTACGAGGCGGCGCGATCCGAGCACGACGAAGCCCGGGTCACGTACGAAGAGGCTCGTGCCGACTACCAGTCGTCCCGGGATCAGCCGGAGGGCTTGGAGGAGGATCTGCACGACACAGCACCCTCCTGGTCGGTCGCCAAGGTGGCTGCGCGGGACGCCCTGGGGGTTGCGGTGAACTCGTTGAAGCTGGCGCGGGAGGGCATGGAGGAGACGGTGGGGGCCGTATCCGAGGGAGGCGATGACGTGCGGAGGCTGCGCGCGGACCTCCAGTCGTTTGTGTCCGATGTGCTGGCGGCGGCGCGCCGGCACAACATCGACACCGACCGGCTGCGCTCGCTGCGCAGCCTGCTGCTCGACACGCGGTCCGGGATCATCGAGGTGCTGGAGCGGCGGGAGCCCAGACCTCCCACTCCACCCGTACCGCCCAGGCCCCCGGCTGCACCCACGCCCCCGGTTGCGCCCAGGCCCCCGGCTGCGCCAGCGACTCCAGTCCCGCCCACAACGGCTTTTGCGCCGGCGCCACCCACGCCACCCACGCCGCCTCCGCCGACCCAAGCTGCGACACCGCCGGCTCCCGGTGCCCCAGGGGATGTCGAATAG